Within the bacterium genome, the region CTGAGCTGGCGGGTCACCTCCACCGCCTGGGCGATGCCGGTGGCGCCCACCGCCGATCCCCTGCCAAGAAGCCCGCCCGAAGTGTTGACCCATACCTGCCCGCCCAGGTCGAAGCGGCCCTCGGCCGCCGCCAAGCCACCCTCCCCCACCGGGCAGAGACCCAGGTCCTCGTAGGCCTGGACTTCCGCTCCGCTGAAGGAGTCGTACACCTCGGCCACGTCGATCTCCCGCGGCGGATCATCGATGCCGGCCATCCGGTAGGCGTCCCGAGCCGCCCGCCGCTTGGCGGCGAAGTGGGGGAACAACTCATCCGACCGGTCGGAGAGGCGGGGATGGTCGGTGGAGGACCCGGAACCCAGCATCGCCACGGGAGGACGGTCCGGGAAGGTTGACGCGTGCTGTTCGGCCCATTCCCGGGTGGCCAGCAGCACGGCCGCGGCGCCGTCGCTGAGCAGGCTGGCGTCGTACAGGCGATAGGGATCGGACAGCGGGGGCGAACCACGCACGTCCTCCACCGTGATCGACATGCCCTTGTGGGCGTCGGGGTTCTCCAGGGCGATGCGCCTGTTCTTCACGGCGATCTCGGCGAACTGCTCGGGCGTGGTGCCGTAGCGCCGCATGTGCTCGGTGATCATCAGCGCGTAGGGAGCGGCGAAGGTCCCGAACACCGGCGTCTCCCACTCGAAGTCGGCGGACATGGCGAGTATCTCCGTGGCGGTGGCCCGGTCGACCGACTTCCCGTTGGTCTCCCCGCCGAACACCAGCACCGACCGGGCGGAGCCCGAGGTGATCGCCATCATCGCGGTGCGTACAGCCAGGGCTCCGGTGGCGCCGCCTCCCTCCACCCGGAGCGTGGGCTTGCCGACCAGCCCGACGCTGTCCTGGAGGATGTGACCGAGGCTCATCTGGCGGTTGAAGTGGTCGCTCTCATACGCCGCAACACCCATGTCGACGGACGAAGCAGGGACGCCGGCGTCGAGGAGCGCCGCTCGGGCCGCCTCGATCACCATGTCCCGGACACTCGCATCGGCCCGGAACCCCACGAACGGGGTCATGCCAACCCCGACCACCAGCAAAGTGTCGATCATGAGGAGAACGGTCCTGGTTGATCGACCCGCTCCTCGTCAACTCCATGGATTCGTACCATGTGACACTCTCTGTGGTATGCGACTACGGGAAGAAATCCTCCCTGGCTGCCCATGTTTTGAACTCGCCGGGGTCGAAGGGTAGGCGATAGTCGGTGCGGATCAGTTCGTCCGCGATCTCACTCACGAAGTCAACGGTCAGGAGTCGGCTGCGAACGGCTTTCGCACAGCAAGTTGAGGGTCCGGGAGAAAGCAACACCTTCCTTGCTCGCGACATCGCATGCATCCCCGTCGTCGATCACTGCTCGTGCGGGCAGTGTCTCGGCAATAGCTAGGACAGCTGCATCACCAACGTTCCGATCGCCGTCGACCAAACGCGCCGTGAACCTAGAGAAGGCGTAGGTCTCAGCGGGCGTCGAGATCGCACGGCGCTCGATCCAGTCAGCGTCGAGCACTGCCTGGATTCGCGAGTCGATGTGCAATCCCGCCTTCAGTTCCGTCACGACAGCTTCGGGAACGACTGCACGGCGCTTACCAACGACCACCTTGAGGACGCCCAGGATGTCAGCGCGAGCGAAGTGACTCAGGGGACCGGTGTCGAAGACCAACATGTGAACCCGCTAAGGCGGTTATGACACGAATGACCAGATAGCGTCCGACGGAAGCATCGGCAGTTCCGGGAGGTCATCGTCACTCCACGTCTCAAGCAAGAGCGAGCAGGCGCGAGCGGCAGATATCTCGCGGCCACGGTATGCATCCAGCGCGGCGTTGACGTAGACC harbors:
- a CDS encoding thiolase family protein; its protein translation is MIDTLLVVGVGMTPFVGFRADASVRDMVIEAARAALLDAGVPASSVDMGVAAYESDHFNRQMSLGHILQDSVGLVGKPTLRVEGGGATGALAVRTAMMAITSGSARSVLVFGGETNGKSVDRATATEILAMSADFEWETPVFGTFAAPYALMITEHMRRYGTTPEQFAEIAVKNRRIALENPDAHKGMSITVEDVRGSPPLSDPYRLYDASLLSDGAAAVLLATREWAEQHASTFPDRPPVAMLGSGSSTDHPRLSDRSDELFPHFAAKRRAARDAYRMAGIDDPPREIDVAEVYDSFSGAEVQAYEDLGLCPVGEGGLAAAEGRFDLGGQVWVNTSGGLLGRGSAVGATGIAQAVEVTRQLRGEVSGARAVPDARIGITDTHAGVGSLAVVNVFGRTP